A stretch of Rickettsia rickettsii DNA encodes these proteins:
- a CDS encoding HD domain-containing protein, translating to MKDIEYWEKNFESCKYSDQLIERLLFLNTQVKQPIDIREVQKGIYYARKYHGEQMRQSGDPYYSHPIAVTIMVAEFVAKEVPKLFTFRMLQAALLHDTIEDTELTEEIISNIFDEEVARHVAGLTRIKPWGKISSEKSLILLIKQQRYDTALIKLFDRIHNLQTLEAKSPEKAHKIIKETLKSFLVLSEILEIPSVSELIYAECYKNNLKFNINSTFNKIINFDSFPFSQNKLLP from the coding sequence ATGAAAGATATAGAATATTGGGAAAAAAATTTTGAAAGCTGTAAATATTCAGATCAATTAATTGAAAGGCTTTTATTTTTAAATACCCAAGTCAAACAACCTATCGATATTAGAGAAGTTCAAAAAGGTATTTATTATGCTCGTAAATATCATGGTGAGCAAATGCGTCAATCAGGTGACCCTTATTATTCTCATCCAATCGCAGTAACGATTATGGTAGCGGAATTTGTAGCAAAAGAAGTGCCTAAACTCTTTACTTTTAGAATGCTACAAGCTGCATTACTTCATGACACTATTGAAGATACTGAACTTACTGAAGAAATAATTAGCAATATTTTTGATGAAGAAGTAGCAAGGCATGTAGCAGGTCTCACTAGAATTAAACCTTGGGGCAAAATAAGTAGCGAGAAAAGTCTTATTTTATTAATTAAACAACAAAGATACGATACTGCTCTTATAAAACTTTTTGATAGAATACATAATTTACAAACTTTGGAAGCAAAATCTCCTGAAAAAGCTCATAAAATAATTAAAGAGACATTAAAAAGTTTTTTAGTGTTAAGTGAAATACTTGAAATACCTTCAGTTTCAGAGCTTATATATGCTGAATGTTATAAAAATAATTTAAAATTTAATATAAATTCTACTTTTAATAAAATTATAAATTTCGATTCGTTTCCATTTTCTCAAAATAAGTTACTCCCATAA
- a CDS encoding MFS transporter produces the protein MLGYEKEQRSLNTEQKQAVGLLSIGTFLEYFDLMLYVHMAVLLNNLFFPEYDPFTFSLLTAFSFCSTYLLRPIGALIFGYIGDHFGRKIVVVLTTLLMAITCVIIGSMPTYAQIGITASWVLTICRIIQGMSATAEARGAELYLTENSSPPIQYPLVTIITVFSAVGTTVALGIASIFTNQNIYHHESSWRIAFFVGATIAFVGTIARTSLKEAEAFSNKRNKLKLRLQENNIMLEEIDKDILDQKVPNTTSIWYFFIQCARPPCFYFVYIYCGDILKRECGFTPNQIINQNFWVSIIDLLGIIGLAFISYKIHPLKILKVKLYLFFTSLIFFPIMLNYNPTPLYIFIFQCLAALFVFDHVPAAPIFYKYFPVFKRFTYTSMLSAIAKLFTYIITSFGLVYITNSLGYWGLFLIFIPVGITFFMGVTYFEKMETNRNL, from the coding sequence ATGTTAGGCTACGAAAAAGAACAACGAAGTTTAAATACAGAACAAAAACAAGCAGTCGGATTACTTTCTATAGGTACATTTCTAGAGTATTTTGACCTTATGCTTTATGTGCATATGGCGGTGCTTTTAAATAATTTATTTTTTCCGGAATATGATCCTTTCACTTTTTCGTTGCTTACTGCCTTTTCTTTCTGTTCTACCTATTTGCTCAGACCTATAGGAGCATTAATATTTGGGTATATAGGCGATCATTTTGGACGTAAGATTGTAGTTGTTTTAACTACCCTATTAATGGCTATTACTTGCGTGATTATAGGCAGCATGCCAACATATGCACAGATAGGTATCACAGCCTCTTGGGTTCTTACTATATGTCGTATAATTCAAGGTATGTCAGCAACTGCAGAAGCACGAGGTGCAGAGCTGTACTTAACCGAAAATTCATCTCCTCCTATACAATATCCATTAGTAACAATTATAACCGTATTTTCTGCCGTAGGCACTACGGTAGCACTAGGTATTGCATCAATTTTTACTAATCAAAATATTTATCACCATGAGTCAAGTTGGCGTATAGCCTTTTTCGTTGGTGCAACTATCGCTTTTGTAGGTACTATTGCAAGGACTAGTTTAAAAGAAGCAGAGGCATTTTCAAATAAAAGAAACAAATTAAAACTAAGACTTCAAGAAAATAATATTATGCTTGAAGAAATTGACAAAGATATTCTAGATCAAAAAGTTCCAAACACCACTTCTATTTGGTATTTCTTTATCCAGTGTGCTAGGCCACCGTGTTTTTATTTCGTATATATATATTGCGGTGATATATTAAAAAGAGAATGTGGATTTACTCCAAATCAAATTATAAATCAAAATTTTTGGGTATCTATAATAGATTTACTCGGTATTATCGGTCTTGCATTTATTAGCTATAAAATCCATCCTTTAAAAATCCTAAAGGTAAAATTATATCTATTTTTTACCTCTCTCATTTTTTTTCCTATAATGTTAAATTATAACCCTACTCCTTTATATATTTTTATTTTTCAATGTTTAGCTGCATTATTCGTATTTGATCACGTACCAGCAGCGCCTATATTTTATAAATATTTTCCGGTTTTTAAGAGATTTACATATACTAGTATGCTAAGTGCAATAGCAAAATTATTTACTTATATTATAACGTCATTTGGTTTAGTTTATATTACCAATTCTCTAGGATATTGGGGATTATTTTTAATTTTCATTCCGGTAGGTATCACTTTTTTTATGGGAGTAACTTATTTTGAGAAAATGGAAACGAATCGAAATTTATAA
- a CDS encoding HlyD family type I secretion periplasmic adaptor subunit, with amino-acid sequence MQDLKHNKPQITPEQLRQLLSLREDALNLKGQSSKRKALINTTLKKTSHAIEFLLVKLDRFVNFITKKTDKDRNNVAQAARSPILFGIYVMIFLVLIGGLWSALAPLDSGAVAVGIVMPSTNKKTIQHHEGGIINAIYVKQGDKVKEGDKLIELEETRIKSEHENILGQYRNFLATENRLMAERDNLEQIEFSDFLMQDINLPEVAKIIHTQENLFRSRKEVYNSEKDALHQNIAQLEKKIEGLEAKKVAASKTAEVYQDRLKALRTLKEKGFVQKAALLDQEAKVAASKSDVATTEAEIAGIRHAITETQIKIINQQNKYTERTLTELREAQVQTASLKEKYNALTDSLNRVIIRSPVDGIVNNLKYHTIGGVISHGQPIMEISPTNDPLIIEAKVSQKNIDSVHEGLVAKIRFSAFKSRTTPTFTGKVVSISPDIVQDERQHPGQQQDNYYVARVEIDMDEFNKVAKVKNLELHPGMQAEVQIVTGTRTLLRYLLDPVTDTAFKAFREK; translated from the coding sequence ATGCAGGACTTAAAACACAATAAACCTCAAATTACTCCGGAACAATTAAGACAATTATTGTCCTTAAGAGAAGATGCGTTAAATCTTAAAGGTCAAAGTTCTAAACGTAAAGCTTTAATAAATACTACATTAAAGAAAACCTCTCATGCTATAGAATTCTTATTAGTAAAACTTGATAGGTTTGTTAATTTTATTACCAAGAAAACCGATAAAGATCGTAATAACGTAGCCCAAGCTGCAAGATCACCTATACTTTTTGGTATTTATGTTATGATCTTTTTAGTATTAATAGGTGGATTATGGTCGGCTCTTGCTCCGCTTGATAGTGGTGCTGTAGCTGTCGGTATCGTAATGCCAAGCACAAATAAAAAAACGATTCAACATCATGAAGGCGGAATAATCAATGCTATTTATGTGAAGCAAGGTGATAAAGTCAAAGAAGGCGATAAATTAATAGAGCTTGAAGAAACTAGAATAAAAAGCGAACATGAAAATATTCTTGGTCAATACCGTAATTTTTTAGCAACTGAAAATCGTTTAATGGCCGAACGTGATAATTTAGAACAAATCGAATTCTCTGATTTTCTAATGCAGGATATCAATTTACCGGAAGTAGCTAAAATAATTCATACGCAGGAAAACTTATTTAGATCTAGAAAAGAAGTATATAACTCAGAAAAAGATGCATTACATCAAAATATTGCTCAACTTGAGAAAAAAATTGAAGGTTTAGAAGCAAAAAAAGTTGCCGCCTCCAAAACTGCTGAAGTTTATCAAGACCGTTTAAAAGCTTTAAGAACCTTAAAAGAAAAAGGCTTTGTACAAAAAGCAGCCTTATTAGACCAAGAGGCAAAAGTTGCCGCTTCAAAAAGCGATGTTGCAACAACTGAAGCCGAAATAGCAGGAATACGCCATGCTATTACCGAAACTCAAATTAAAATTATAAATCAACAAAATAAATACACTGAACGGACTTTAACAGAGCTTCGTGAAGCTCAAGTACAAACCGCATCTCTTAAAGAAAAATATAATGCCCTGACGGATTCGCTTAATCGTGTGATAATCAGATCACCTGTTGACGGTATCGTTAATAATTTAAAATATCATACAATAGGCGGTGTTATAAGTCACGGACAACCTATTATGGAAATTTCGCCAACTAATGACCCATTAATAATAGAAGCAAAGGTATCTCAAAAAAACATTGACTCAGTACATGAGGGATTAGTTGCAAAAATACGTTTCAGTGCATTTAAATCAAGAACAACTCCAACATTTACCGGTAAAGTAGTAAGCATATCTCCCGATATCGTACAAGATGAAAGACAGCATCCGGGACAACAGCAAGATAATTATTATGTTGCAAGAGTTGAAATCGATATGGATGAATTTAACAAAGTTGCTAAAGTTAAAAATCTTGAATTACACCCCGGTATGCAAGCTGAGGTACAAATCGTAACAGGTACTAGAACACTACTTAGATATTTACTTGATCCCGTTACTGATACTGCATTTAAAGCTTTCAGAGAAAAATAG
- a CDS encoding type I secretion system permease/ATPase, translating to MDNKNNNLNKKNPLVIALGECRTAFWIVFWFAFVINLLMLITPLYSLQVLDRVLGSGNLQTLLFLSIIIAYIYFVYGLLQIARSFTLIKVGEWLDRTVAPVIFASSISAAATRANMGSSQLLRDFQAVKTFLTSTGINTLFDAPWSLIYIAVIFSIHPYIGLITVFGAIIIVSTAFFNAAATNKTLGEATEFSIKGMTQADIANRNAEAIEAMGMMKNVTKNWHKFNILALDKQSVASYRNGVISNFSRFIRNIMQMAVTGVGAYIVVKSHSADMTPGNMIMSSIIVGRALAPFDNAIDLWKSMSGAIKSYKNINNLFNTYSSRDETMPIPNVDGHLTVENIYYAHPIPQYLPQPPVPKYILKGVSFAVQPGEVLAIIGPSATGKSTLAKIIVGVWKESSGSVRLDSAEIYRWNREDFGRHVGYLPQGIELFSGSIKQNIARMEEDADPQKVIEAAKIAGAHEMILRFPDGYDSDIGPAGSNLSGGQRQRIGLARAFYGNPKLIILDEPNANLDEAGEVALASALKQAKLKGIAVLVISHRPSVLSVVDKILILQDGAVAVYGTAEEIQKHFKTLKSDTIHINN from the coding sequence ATGGATAATAAAAATAATAATCTAAATAAAAAAAACCCACTAGTAATAGCATTAGGCGAATGTAGAACAGCTTTTTGGATAGTCTTTTGGTTTGCTTTTGTAATCAACTTACTAATGTTAATTACTCCTCTTTACTCACTACAAGTTCTTGATAGAGTCCTTGGAAGCGGTAATCTACAAACATTATTATTTTTATCAATAATAATCGCATATATTTATTTTGTTTACGGATTATTACAAATTGCTCGTTCTTTTACACTTATAAAGGTAGGAGAATGGCTTGATAGAACAGTAGCTCCTGTAATTTTTGCTTCTTCAATTTCTGCAGCTGCAACACGAGCAAATATGGGTTCTAGCCAATTATTACGTGATTTTCAAGCCGTCAAAACATTCCTAACAAGTACCGGAATTAATACTTTATTCGATGCCCCTTGGAGCCTTATCTATATTGCGGTTATTTTTTCAATTCATCCATATATCGGTCTTATTACCGTTTTTGGTGCAATTATAATAGTTTCAACCGCTTTCTTTAACGCTGCAGCTACTAATAAAACACTTGGTGAAGCTACCGAATTTTCGATAAAAGGTATGACACAAGCCGATATTGCAAACAGAAATGCAGAAGCAATTGAAGCAATGGGAATGATGAAGAATGTTACAAAAAATTGGCATAAATTTAACATATTAGCACTTGATAAGCAATCGGTTGCTAGCTATCGTAACGGTGTTATTTCTAACTTTTCAAGGTTTATCCGTAATATAATGCAAATGGCTGTTACCGGAGTCGGTGCTTACATTGTTGTAAAATCTCACAGTGCAGATATGACTCCCGGTAATATGATTATGAGTTCTATCATAGTCGGTAGAGCTCTTGCTCCTTTCGATAATGCTATTGATTTATGGAAAAGTATGAGCGGTGCTATTAAATCATACAAAAACATTAATAATTTATTTAACACTTATTCTTCTAGAGACGAAACTATGCCAATTCCGAACGTTGATGGTCATCTTACTGTTGAAAATATTTATTATGCTCACCCTATACCGCAATATTTACCGCAACCTCCCGTACCGAAATATATCTTAAAAGGCGTTAGTTTTGCAGTACAACCGGGCGAAGTTTTAGCAATTATCGGTCCTTCAGCTACAGGAAAATCAACTTTAGCTAAAATCATAGTCGGGGTATGGAAAGAATCATCAGGTTCCGTACGTTTAGATAGTGCTGAAATTTATCGTTGGAATAGAGAAGATTTCGGTAGACATGTCGGCTATCTTCCTCAAGGAATAGAACTTTTTAGCGGTAGTATTAAACAAAATATAGCTAGAATGGAAGAAGATGCCGATCCGCAAAAAGTTATTGAAGCAGCTAAAATAGCCGGAGCTCATGAAATGATATTAAGATTCCCTGACGGTTATGATTCTGATATCGGTCCTGCAGGCTCTAATCTATCAGGTGGTCAAAGACAGCGTATCGGGCTTGCTAGAGCTTTTTACGGTAATCCAAAACTCATCATTTTAGATGAGCCTAATGCTAATTTAGATGAGGCAGGTGAAGTTGCCCTTGCAAGTGCCTTAAAACAAGCAAAACTTAAAGGAATAGCAGTTCTTGTAATTTCACATAGACCATCCGTATTATCCGTTGTTGATAAAATTCTAATATTACAGGATGGAGCCGTTGCAGTTTACGGAACGGCAGAAGAGATTCAAAAACACTTTAAAACTTTAAAAAGCGATACAATTCATATTAATAACTAA
- the asd gene encoding aspartate-semialdehyde dehydrogenase encodes MTKKYNIAVIGATGNVGRETLNILAERNFPINKVYAIASDSALGREVSFGEKILQINSLKSLHFDDIDIAFFCVGSEVSKEFIPKATASNCVVIDKSSLFRVDNQVPLIVPEVNLSTLKEFNTKNIIANPNCIVIPLAVVLKPLDNDIKIKRVVISTYQSVSGAGKAGMDELYDQTKSKYVFGEHDPKKFPKQIAFNLFPHIGDLNKDGYTSEEAKIASELNKIIGNHFKASVTAVRVPVFIGHSISVNIEFNDKIDAKEVEEILQDADGIVTISNNNYLAYISPVEVVGEDAVYVSRIRNDVSRDNTINLWITCDNLRKGAALNSVQIAEELINNYL; translated from the coding sequence ATGACTAAAAAATACAATATTGCAGTAATCGGAGCTACAGGAAATGTAGGGCGTGAAACTCTAAATATTCTAGCTGAGCGTAATTTCCCCATTAATAAAGTTTATGCTATAGCTTCAGATAGCGCTCTAGGGCGAGAAGTAAGCTTTGGAGAAAAAATACTACAAATTAATAGTTTAAAAAGTTTACATTTTGACGATATCGATATTGCTTTTTTTTGTGTAGGTTCAGAAGTATCAAAAGAATTTATACCAAAAGCTACTGCTAGTAATTGTGTAGTTATCGACAAATCCTCACTTTTTAGAGTTGATAATCAAGTGCCGTTAATTGTACCTGAGGTTAATTTATCAACACTTAAAGAGTTTAATACTAAAAATATCATAGCTAACCCTAACTGTATCGTCATTCCGCTTGCAGTAGTATTAAAACCGCTAGATAATGACATAAAGATTAAAAGAGTAGTGATATCTACTTATCAATCAGTATCAGGAGCAGGTAAAGCAGGAATGGACGAACTCTACGACCAAACAAAATCTAAATATGTTTTTGGAGAACATGATCCTAAGAAATTTCCAAAACAGATTGCATTTAATCTTTTTCCTCATATAGGTGATTTAAATAAAGATGGCTATACAAGTGAAGAAGCAAAAATTGCTTCTGAACTAAACAAAATTATAGGTAATCACTTTAAAGCTAGTGTTACTGCTGTTAGAGTACCAGTATTTATCGGTCATTCTATATCGGTTAACATAGAATTTAACGACAAAATTGATGCCAAAGAAGTCGAAGAAATATTACAAGATGCCGATGGAATTGTTACAATTTCTAATAATAATTACCTTGCGTATATCTCACCCGTTGAAGTGGTAGGCGAAGATGCCGTATATGTCTCCCGAATTAGAAATGACGTCAGTAGAGATAATACGATAAATCTATGGATCACATGTGATAACTTACGTAAAGGAGCAGCTTTAAACAGTGTTCAAATTGCTGAAGAATTAATTAATAATTATTTATAA
- a CDS encoding HIT domain-containing protein: MYNKENVFAKIIGKNLPAEIIYEDEQILAFKDIAPVAPVHIIVIPKNEYIDYADFISKASIDEIKHFFAKLSDIANEAGLDKDGYRLITNKGEKSGQTIFHFHFHIIGGEKLIGLINND, translated from the coding sequence ATGTATAACAAAGAAAATGTTTTTGCAAAAATCATAGGTAAAAATCTTCCGGCAGAAATAATTTATGAAGACGAACAAATTTTAGCATTCAAAGATATAGCACCCGTAGCACCTGTACATATTATCGTTATACCTAAAAACGAATATATAGATTATGCCGATTTCATCTCTAAAGCTTCTATAGACGAAATAAAACATTTTTTTGCTAAACTTTCTGATATAGCAAATGAAGCGGGTTTAGATAAAGACGGTTATCGTTTAATAACTAATAAAGGCGAGAAATCAGGACAAACTATTTTTCATTTCCATTTCCATATTATCGGAGGTGAAAAACTCATCGGATTAATAAATAATGACTAA
- a CDS encoding DUF2628 domain-containing protein — MNIYAIYINSTQKNNNFIVIAEGFSWIAALLSIFWALYHKMWLIVTIAVIANIIVTAINIEELKFIFKIVLILGFGFCASDIRENYLKRNNYRLEDIIIANSRIEAELKFLKRSMLV, encoded by the coding sequence ATGAATATATACGCAATATACATTAACTCCACACAAAAAAATAATAATTTTATTGTTATTGCAGAAGGCTTTTCATGGATAGCGGCTCTTTTAAGTATATTTTGGGCATTATACCATAAAATGTGGTTAATTGTTACTATTGCCGTAATAGCGAATATAATCGTTACGGCGATTAATATCGAAGAGTTAAAGTTTATATTTAAGATAGTCTTAATATTAGGCTTCGGCTTTTGTGCTTCAGATATTAGAGAAAATTATTTAAAAAGAAATAATTACCGACTAGAAGATATAATAATTGCCAACTCTAGAATTGAAGCTGAATTAAAATTTCTAAAACGTAGTATGCTTGTTTAA
- a CDS encoding palindromic element RPE5 domain-containing protein, with the protein MEKSTESVSRGAERILIREHPRTYQNDVANFPN; encoded by the coding sequence TGGAAAAGAGCACGGAGTCTGTAAGCCGAGGAGCGGAGCGTATATTAATACGTGAGCATCCGAGGACTTACCAAAACGACGTAGCCAATTTTCCAAATTAA